In a single window of the Pseudodesulfovibrio profundus genome:
- a CDS encoding NAD(P)/FAD-dependent oxidoreductase: protein MFQSDPYDVIILGAGPGGLQAAIHAARKKAKTLMLGRMDNSSLYWAHVENYCCQFKISGEDILNTGREQAISFGAEFRDEDVLSINPDGKLFKLDLESGESVLAKTVILATGSSRNKLKVPGEKELLGKGVSYCVDCDAGFYRDEVVAVAGCRSAAAGGAVSLTNFASEVHLYCEELDIADGLSEQLKTSGVNVHEGVTIESIEGTDAVEAVKLSDGTTQSVSGVFIELGAKGVLELTASLGVQLDESMKYIETDKKQRTNVEGIYAAGDICGPPLQMAKAVGEGCVAGIEAAGFAKKLEL from the coding sequence ATGTTCCAATCTGATCCATATGACGTCATAATTCTTGGAGCCGGCCCCGGCGGATTACAGGCGGCCATTCATGCAGCCAGAAAGAAAGCCAAAACGCTCATGCTTGGACGCATGGACAACAGCAGCCTCTATTGGGCTCATGTTGAAAACTACTGCTGCCAGTTCAAGATCTCAGGAGAAGATATTCTCAATACAGGACGCGAGCAGGCTATTAGCTTTGGAGCAGAGTTTCGGGATGAAGACGTTCTGTCCATTAACCCCGATGGAAAGCTCTTCAAGCTCGACCTGGAATCCGGCGAATCAGTCCTTGCCAAGACGGTCATTCTTGCTACAGGCTCCAGCCGAAACAAGCTGAAAGTGCCTGGTGAAAAGGAGTTGCTGGGTAAAGGCGTCAGCTACTGCGTCGATTGTGACGCAGGATTCTACCGAGATGAAGTGGTAGCTGTTGCCGGATGCCGTAGCGCGGCCGCAGGAGGAGCTGTTTCCCTCACCAACTTCGCCAGTGAGGTTCACCTCTACTGCGAAGAGCTGGACATTGCCGACGGCCTGTCGGAACAGCTCAAAACCTCGGGAGTTAACGTCCATGAAGGAGTTACGATAGAATCCATTGAAGGAACCGACGCTGTTGAAGCGGTCAAACTCAGCGACGGAACGACACAAAGTGTCTCCGGTGTCTTCATTGAACTGGGGGCCAAGGGCGTTCTCGAATTAACCGCAAGCCTCGGTGTTCAACTGGATGAATCGATGAAGTATATTGAAACCGACAAAAAGCAACGAACAAACGTCGAAGGCATATACGCTGCGGGCGACATTTGCGGCCCTCCCCTGCAGATGGCCAAAGCGGTGGGAGAAGGTTGTGTGGCAGGCATCGAAGCTGCCGGATTCGCAAAAAAGCTTGAACTGTAA
- a CDS encoding sterol desaturase family protein, translated as MAYEPYIRLGAFFIILIAMGVAETLWPRRVLDAPKAKRWFSNVGISFVSAGLVRLLLPLVPTVLALYCTEQGWGLLNILEVPYWFAFILSVLILDMLIYGQHVAFHYYPILWRLHRMHHADINIDASTGIRFHPIEIFLSMVIKLVSILVLGPPASAVLTFEVLLNGSAMFNHANVFIPIRTDATLRQFLVTPDMHRVHHSTHRREYNTNYGFCFPWWDRMFKTYTAQPAEGHTGMKIGLNIFRDSRYHGLFSMLRIPFL; from the coding sequence ATGGCATACGAACCATACATTCGCCTCGGCGCGTTTTTCATTATTCTGATCGCCATGGGTGTCGCTGAAACACTGTGGCCCCGGCGCGTACTTGATGCGCCCAAGGCAAAACGGTGGTTTTCCAATGTCGGCATCTCATTCGTATCAGCAGGTCTTGTTCGCCTTCTGCTTCCCTTGGTTCCCACAGTATTGGCCCTGTACTGCACCGAGCAGGGCTGGGGACTCCTCAATATACTAGAAGTACCTTATTGGTTCGCATTTATTCTGTCCGTACTGATTCTGGACATGCTGATTTATGGGCAACACGTAGCGTTCCATTATTACCCGATTCTTTGGCGACTTCACCGCATGCACCATGCTGATATTAATATAGATGCCAGTACGGGCATACGCTTTCACCCTATCGAAATCTTCTTGTCCATGGTCATTAAACTGGTGTCCATCCTCGTCCTCGGGCCGCCTGCCAGTGCGGTTCTGACATTCGAGGTACTGCTGAATGGATCTGCAATGTTTAACCATGCAAATGTATTCATTCCCATAAGAACTGATGCAACCTTGAGACAGTTCCTGGTTACTCCCGACATGCACCGTGTTCACCACTCAACGCACAGACGGGAGTACAACACCAATTACGGTTTCTGCTTTCCATGGTGGGACAGGATGTTCAAAACCTACACAGCCCAGCCCGCAGAAGGTCATACGGGTATGAAGATTGGATTGAATATTTTCAGGGACTCTCGATACCACGGTCTCTTCTCAATGCTACGCATCCCCTTCCTCTAG
- a CDS encoding tetratricopeptide repeat protein — MVQKKNSKAFGRYQKVVIISDVEVHAKRDLATIKTFGTQKVELFSSGAKAIDYLCDNDVDLVLCDSTLKDMTGIKFAQIINKNMSGRPLPIIMVTLENRKEYVLDSIAAGCIGYILRPYSLETFEKYLILADQLDSYPEIEEMELQEAKAMVERGDFDDAIEAFEELISYQDEAQKYYDMGCQFLVQSKYGKAIVSFKKAVKINDLFAEAYKGLADAYKGKKDLEAYKKFLKKAAEVHAQFDRLEETKELFIEILKYEADTPNPFNTLGVNLRKQGDYPGAIHAYRQALELTPNDENIYFNMAKALYFMGQLEQASKDVIMSLKMNPEFREANKLYQRIHGKPWVPVKGKVGRARPIPEGTRESAKDLDP; from the coding sequence ATGGTCCAAAAGAAAAACAGCAAAGCCTTCGGTAGATACCAAAAAGTCGTCATCATCAGTGACGTTGAAGTGCATGCCAAACGGGACTTGGCTACCATAAAAACATTCGGCACCCAGAAGGTCGAATTGTTTTCTTCTGGAGCCAAAGCCATTGATTACCTGTGCGACAACGACGTCGATCTTGTTTTGTGCGATTCCACCTTGAAAGACATGACCGGCATTAAATTCGCCCAGATCATCAACAAAAACATGTCAGGGCGTCCTCTCCCCATTATCATGGTGACTTTGGAGAACAGAAAGGAATATGTCCTGGATTCCATTGCTGCCGGATGCATAGGGTACATTCTCAGACCCTACTCCTTAGAAACCTTTGAAAAGTACCTCATCCTTGCGGACCAGCTCGACAGCTACCCTGAAATCGAAGAAATGGAACTGCAGGAAGCCAAGGCAATGGTGGAGCGCGGCGACTTCGACGATGCCATCGAGGCGTTCGAAGAACTCATCTCCTATCAGGATGAAGCGCAAAAGTATTACGACATGGGTTGTCAATTTCTTGTACAGAGCAAGTATGGCAAAGCAATCGTATCTTTCAAGAAAGCCGTCAAAATCAACGATCTTTTTGCCGAGGCATACAAAGGGCTGGCTGATGCTTATAAAGGGAAAAAAGATCTTGAAGCATACAAGAAGTTCCTCAAAAAAGCTGCCGAAGTACATGCACAGTTTGATCGCCTTGAGGAGACCAAAGAACTTTTCATCGAGATTCTCAAATATGAAGCTGACACCCCCAACCCATTCAACACGTTGGGTGTCAATCTCCGCAAACAAGGCGACTATCCCGGGGCCATCCATGCCTACCGACAGGCACTGGAACTAACGCCCAATGATGAGAATATTTATTTCAACATGGCCAAGGCTCTCTATTTCATGGGGCAATTGGAACAGGCATCCAAAGATGTCATCATGTCATTGAAAATGAACCCCGAGTTCAGGGAAGCCAACAAGTTGTATCAGCGAATCCACGGCAAACCATGGGTTCCGGTCAAAGGGAAAGTCGGCAGAGCACGCCCCATACCCGAAGGAACCCGAGAGTCTGCCAAGGACCTCGACCCTTAA
- a CDS encoding HD domain-containing protein, with protein MSLAEHVETLTAFAESHYTGTDEQDAMLRLKLGHSMRVLECAESIMAGECIDGHLNQLCQLAALYHDIGRFPQFVEYGTFNDRISTNHARLGVQTLRNLPLPGELSSRDWRTIRLAIAQHNLKELSKTLPTKYETIVKLVRDADKLDILNVMVDHFTSDSPDPDVVHGYEDIPGQYSATIYNDVMNGRTADYRNINCTNDFKLLILGWIYDFNFTTSLNLVTSRNYLKIIISLLPSTPEIQTLESSIFKFMHYKGIAPS; from the coding sequence GTGTCACTTGCCGAACATGTAGAAACACTCACCGCCTTCGCAGAGTCTCACTACACCGGCACGGACGAGCAGGATGCGATGCTGCGGCTCAAACTCGGCCATTCCATGAGGGTGTTGGAATGCGCAGAGAGTATTATGGCCGGAGAATGTATTGATGGTCATTTAAATCAGCTTTGCCAACTGGCGGCCCTGTATCATGATATAGGCCGATTCCCTCAGTTTGTTGAATATGGGACATTCAACGACAGGATCTCCACCAATCATGCACGACTCGGTGTACAAACTCTCCGCAACCTTCCTCTTCCGGGCGAACTCTCTTCGAGAGACTGGCGCACCATCCGACTCGCCATCGCCCAGCATAACCTGAAAGAACTCTCCAAAACTCTGCCTACCAAGTACGAAACCATTGTGAAGCTGGTCCGAGATGCGGATAAGCTCGACATCCTGAACGTCATGGTCGATCACTTTACCAGCGATTCACCAGACCCGGATGTAGTCCACGGCTATGAAGATATTCCAGGCCAGTATTCCGCTACAATATATAATGATGTGATGAATGGCAGGACTGCCGACTACCGCAACATAAACTGCACCAATGACTTCAAACTCCTGATCCTTGGATGGATCTATGACTTCAACTTCACCACTTCGCTCAATCTGGTCACCTCCCGTAACTACCTGAAAATCATTATCTCTCTCCTGCCATCCACGCCAGAGATTCAAACACTGGAATCATCCATTTTCAAATTCATGCATTATAAAGGCATCGCTCCCTCTTGA
- a CDS encoding response regulator: MRILIVEDEFTSRKLLTAFLKDVGECDTAADGVECVDMFKKALDEGRPYDLLCLDIMMPNKDGHQALKEIRAIEFERGIFSPDDVKVMMVTALNDPQTVVKAYYKGGAAAYLPKPIEVESLRAILRDLGFID, from the coding sequence ATGCGTATCCTGATTGTGGAAGATGAATTTACAAGTCGCAAGTTGTTGACGGCTTTTTTAAAGGATGTCGGCGAGTGTGATACTGCCGCCGATGGTGTCGAGTGCGTCGACATGTTTAAAAAAGCATTGGATGAAGGTCGACCATATGACTTGTTGTGTCTTGACATAATGATGCCCAACAAGGACGGACACCAGGCACTCAAGGAGATTCGAGCAATTGAGTTTGAGCGAGGGATTTTCTCGCCGGACGACGTAAAGGTGATGATGGTCACCGCGCTCAACGACCCTCAAACCGTGGTCAAGGCGTACTACAAAGGGGGGGCGGCAGCTTATCTGCCAAAACCCATCGAAGTGGAAAGCTTACGCGCCATTCTCAGAGATCTGGGATTTATTGACTGA
- a CDS encoding TIM44-like domain-containing protein yields MIKTIFLLRSIGTQVFSATVASVLMLLVAATPALANQQAPATGGSVLNILLLALIAYFLVRMFRRRSGGDDSRPGNWTQNDSEEKKGRVIRPMDRHEAARSAWDHLRSDSDSADVDSHVSSPVETGGFNEAEFLEGAKLFFSRFQQAADDRDFEQLKVFLSDEVYADAVLNAQNNPGDVTEIMLLNARMMEMKQEDNKTFATVFYDAQVRKGGPGGQSQHLRSVWEFSRDDSVDNGLWTLEKINKVDQ; encoded by the coding sequence ATGATTAAAACTATATTTTTGTTGCGGAGTATCGGTACGCAAGTCTTCTCTGCTACCGTAGCATCTGTCCTGATGCTGCTTGTAGCTGCGACTCCTGCCCTTGCCAATCAACAGGCCCCGGCGACGGGTGGCAGTGTGCTCAATATTTTGTTGCTTGCGCTTATTGCGTATTTTCTCGTACGCATGTTTCGTCGCCGATCCGGCGGTGATGATTCCCGCCCCGGGAATTGGACACAAAACGATTCTGAAGAAAAGAAAGGGCGGGTCATTCGTCCAATGGACCGCCATGAAGCTGCCCGAAGCGCATGGGACCACTTGCGTTCTGACAGTGATTCAGCAGATGTCGATTCTCATGTCAGTTCACCTGTCGAAACGGGGGGATTCAATGAAGCTGAGTTTCTGGAAGGAGCTAAGCTGTTCTTTTCTCGTTTCCAGCAGGCGGCAGACGATCGCGATTTCGAACAATTGAAAGTATTTTTGTCTGATGAAGTGTACGCAGACGCTGTTCTGAATGCTCAAAACAATCCAGGGGATGTTACCGAAATCATGTTGCTCAATGCTCGCATGATGGAGATGAAGCAGGAAGACAACAAAACGTTTGCTACAGTTTTTTATGACGCTCAGGTTCGTAAAGGCGGGCCCGGCGGTCAGTCGCAACATTTGCGGAGCGTTTGGGAATTTTCTCGTGATGATTCCGTGGATAACGGTCTGTGGACTCTGGAAAAAATCAATAAAGTAGACCAATAG
- a CDS encoding class I SAM-dependent methyltransferase — protein MAEKSYDLTLPMDKLIDIAVNKFGDVEFQDVAVGGESFKVLQIKNMQQYIDKLMDKTRAGKSVVLPLWAKLWPASMVMGHSLSKFSLSDDAEVLEIGGGAALSALVLARRGFSVTVTDIDQDALLFSRINALKNDVGERFTVVSSDFQNGLGKHYDCIVACELLYEEKQFDLLASFIDKNLVQAESGEVFLSLDLKRVAQNFFKESSEVFKIMKSTATFKEQDTGEAKPVNLFRFKRK, from the coding sequence ATGGCTGAAAAGTCATACGATCTGACTCTGCCCATGGACAAGCTGATCGATATTGCCGTGAATAAATTCGGTGATGTTGAATTTCAGGATGTGGCCGTGGGGGGAGAGTCTTTCAAGGTGTTGCAGATTAAAAATATGCAGCAGTATATTGACAAACTCATGGATAAAACTCGTGCTGGAAAGAGTGTGGTTTTGCCGCTTTGGGCAAAACTGTGGCCTGCCAGCATGGTGATGGGACACTCTCTTTCCAAATTCTCTTTAAGCGATGATGCAGAGGTTTTGGAAATTGGCGGCGGCGCAGCGCTTTCAGCTCTTGTGCTGGCGCGCAGAGGGTTCTCGGTCACCGTGACAGATATAGACCAGGACGCGTTGCTGTTCAGCCGCATCAATGCCTTGAAGAATGATGTGGGAGAGCGCTTTACGGTTGTCAGCAGTGATTTCCAGAATGGCTTGGGCAAACACTATGACTGTATAGTTGCTTGCGAGTTGCTTTATGAAGAAAAGCAGTTCGATCTGCTGGCTTCATTTATTGATAAGAACCTCGTTCAAGCTGAGTCCGGAGAAGTATTTCTTTCTTTGGATCTTAAGCGCGTTGCTCAGAATTTCTTTAAAGAGAGCAGCGAGGTTTTCAAAATCATGAAATCGACTGCAACGTTCAAGGAGCAAGATACAGGTGAAGCCAAACCTGTAAATCTGTTCCGTTTCAAAAGGAAATAG
- a CDS encoding YcaO-like family protein, with protein sequence MIVLKDCNKQYTTDQDKACSPQETVARVRDLLAKKCEGVLAETDQVDTGRLGIPVFVSKCGPAAKAVMPTRKQMGKGASPEQAEASALMELVERFSYFSFWSNEENFVKLTWSEAIEKWPGQVMDISRISCSVDEDIADDDAVRLMDLHKWRFHPAMNIATGEHEYVPLDWFKKLNEFNGSSAGNTFEESISQGGCELVERHVCAVIDRTRPTLPTIDLNSSDDPVFKRLVQCFEKNGITLILKDFSMDYPVPTVGAIAWDGKTFPALSEIVFTAGTAASPLKAAVRAITEVAQLAGDFETSRVYEASGLPKFTDLEQVKWLQEGEIVPLDSLPSVEDGNIYVELMTLAKGLESGGTPLYSVDTRHPDLMVTTNYNFVPGFDFRERTPNRSIGLFVGRILAEDADFGDALEGLDVIEDIYPDSYFLPFFRGLLALRMGDVEYAIEQFDAAEPLQPANEERALAAFYQAYALSQLERWEETVKPLDRAIQLDNDCKEFFNLRGVAHFKAERYAEAAQDFQASLTIDSGTAHDLANLGLCHKFMGNESEALDYLGAALKLDPELEYARAHYDEIKQS encoded by the coding sequence GTGATCGTTCTTAAGGACTGCAATAAGCAGTATACAACCGATCAGGACAAGGCTTGCTCCCCGCAGGAAACTGTAGCCCGGGTCAGAGACCTGTTGGCAAAGAAATGTGAAGGTGTGTTGGCTGAAACCGATCAGGTGGACACCGGACGTTTGGGTATTCCTGTCTTTGTCTCCAAATGTGGGCCGGCTGCAAAAGCTGTCATGCCGACTCGAAAGCAGATGGGTAAAGGGGCTTCACCGGAACAGGCGGAAGCTTCCGCTCTCATGGAACTTGTTGAACGCTTTTCGTATTTCAGCTTTTGGTCCAACGAAGAGAATTTCGTTAAGTTGACGTGGTCTGAAGCTATTGAGAAGTGGCCTGGCCAGGTGATGGATATTTCCAGGATTTCTTGTTCTGTGGACGAAGACATCGCTGACGATGATGCCGTCCGGCTGATGGACCTGCATAAGTGGCGTTTCCATCCTGCAATGAATATTGCGACCGGTGAACACGAGTACGTTCCTTTGGATTGGTTCAAGAAATTAAATGAATTCAACGGTTCCTCTGCGGGTAACACGTTTGAAGAGTCGATATCCCAAGGTGGTTGCGAGCTGGTTGAACGGCATGTTTGTGCTGTCATTGATCGGACGCGTCCGACACTGCCGACCATTGATTTGAATTCTTCGGATGATCCAGTCTTCAAACGCCTTGTCCAGTGCTTTGAGAAGAATGGTATTACGCTGATCCTCAAGGACTTTTCCATGGATTACCCGGTGCCGACAGTTGGCGCCATTGCATGGGATGGCAAAACGTTTCCTGCATTGAGTGAAATTGTTTTCACTGCTGGTACTGCTGCATCGCCTCTGAAGGCAGCCGTGCGTGCAATTACCGAGGTTGCTCAGTTGGCCGGTGATTTTGAAACCAGTCGCGTTTACGAAGCTTCCGGGTTGCCCAAGTTCACTGATCTTGAGCAGGTGAAATGGCTTCAGGAAGGGGAGATTGTCCCTCTAGATTCGCTTCCTTCCGTAGAAGACGGCAATATCTACGTGGAATTGATGACCCTGGCCAAGGGCCTTGAGTCGGGCGGTACCCCGCTTTATTCGGTAGACACCCGTCATCCGGACCTGATGGTAACAACGAACTACAATTTTGTTCCAGGGTTTGATTTTCGTGAAAGGACACCAAATCGCAGCATAGGTCTTTTTGTCGGTCGTATTCTGGCTGAAGACGCAGACTTTGGAGATGCCTTGGAAGGGCTTGATGTAATAGAAGATATATATCCTGATTCATACTTCCTTCCGTTCTTCAGAGGTCTGTTGGCTTTGCGGATGGGAGATGTAGAATACGCAATCGAGCAGTTTGACGCTGCCGAGCCCCTCCAGCCAGCCAACGAGGAACGAGCACTTGCAGCTTTCTATCAGGCTTATGCGCTGTCTCAGTTGGAACGTTGGGAAGAGACCGTCAAGCCTCTTGATCGAGCCATTCAGTTGGACAACGATTGTAAGGAATTCTTCAATCTTCGAGGGGTTGCACACTTCAAGGCCGAGCGATACGCGGAGGCTGCACAGGATTTCCAAGCTTCACTGACTATCGACAGTGGCACGGCTCATGATCTTGCCAATCTCGGTCTTTGTCATAAATTCATGGGAAATGAGTCTGAAGCTCTTGACTATCTTGGAGCAGCGCTTAAGTTGGACCCAGAGTTGGAATATGCTCGGGCTCACTATGATGAAATAAAGCAATCCTAG
- a CDS encoding TusE/DsrC/DsvC family sulfur relay protein, giving the protein MAVVEYQGTSFEVDEDGFLQKFEDWTPDWVEYVKESEGIKEITEDHQKVIDFLQDYYKKNGIAPMVRILSKVTGFKLKQIYELFPSGPGKGACKMAGLPKPTGCV; this is encoded by the coding sequence ATGGCTGTTGTTGAATACCAGGGTACTTCTTTTGAGGTTGATGAGGACGGTTTCCTGCAGAAATTCGAAGACTGGACCCCTGATTGGGTTGAGTACGTAAAAGAGTCTGAAGGCATCAAGGAAATCACCGAAGATCACCAGAAAGTCATCGACTTCCTGCAGGACTACTACAAGAAGAACGGCATCGCACCGATGGTCCGTATCCTCTCCAAGGTCACTGGCTTCAAACTGAAGCAGATCTACGAGCTGTTCCCCTCCGGACCTGGTAAGGGAGCCTGTAAGATGGCTGGCCTGCCCAAGCCCACCGGCTGCGTATAG
- the rpmE gene encoding 50S ribosomal protein L31, which yields MKADIHPKTYKANFRCHCGYEAELLTTKGEQLEVEICSNCHPFYTGKQRFVDTAGRIDRFRKKYAAFGKNKDSK from the coding sequence ATGAAAGCCGATATTCATCCGAAGACCTACAAGGCTAACTTCCGTTGCCACTGTGGCTACGAAGCCGAATTGCTGACCACCAAAGGCGAGCAGCTTGAAGTCGAAATCTGCTCCAACTGCCATCCTTTCTACACTGGAAAGCAGCGTTTTGTTGATACTGCCGGTCGTATTGATCGCTTCCGTAAGAAGTACGCAGCCTTCGGCAAAAACAAAGATTCCAAGTAA
- a CDS encoding DUF1385 domain-containing protein: protein MNLRGLFALAAPQSVGGQAVIEGVMMRAKDTLAIAIRKADGEIVTEVRPWFSLSIHPWLKKPFLRGFPILMETMVNGIKALNYSAVQAAEDDDDDTELTSWHLILTMVLALGAALGLFVVLPHFLSVGMEYLGLAGDVDSLSFHIWDGIIKMVVFVGYILAISYIPDIKRVFQYHGAEHKVIWTWEEGKELSPVSTRLYSRLHPRCGTAFLLFVLVISILLYAVLVPYLLTFYSPEYFVFKHLYIVGLKLFLMIPVSNIAYEMIKFSGKYSKSMLCKIMCWPGMMMQMLTTKEPDDSQIEVAIAALECAVNTKES from the coding sequence TTGAATTTGAGAGGATTGTTTGCTTTGGCCGCACCGCAGTCTGTTGGCGGGCAGGCTGTAATCGAAGGTGTCATGATGCGCGCCAAGGATACACTTGCCATTGCCATTCGTAAGGCTGACGGAGAAATTGTTACCGAGGTTCGTCCCTGGTTCTCTCTTTCCATTCATCCTTGGTTGAAAAAACCGTTTCTCCGCGGATTTCCAATTCTCATGGAAACCATGGTAAATGGCATCAAAGCCCTCAATTATTCAGCTGTCCAAGCGGCAGAAGATGATGACGATGATACAGAGCTGACTAGCTGGCATCTGATTTTAACAATGGTACTTGCTCTGGGTGCAGCGCTCGGACTTTTCGTTGTTCTTCCGCACTTTCTTTCTGTTGGCATGGAGTATCTTGGCCTTGCTGGTGATGTCGATTCTTTGAGTTTTCACATCTGGGATGGTATCATTAAAATGGTCGTCTTTGTCGGGTACATCCTTGCCATTTCGTACATCCCCGACATCAAGAGAGTCTTTCAGTACCACGGAGCCGAGCATAAAGTGATATGGACCTGGGAAGAGGGCAAGGAATTGTCGCCTGTCTCCACTCGTCTTTACAGTCGCCTTCATCCACGTTGCGGCACTGCTTTTCTTCTTTTTGTTCTTGTTATTTCTATTTTACTCTATGCAGTGCTTGTGCCGTATCTTTTGACCTTTTATTCTCCTGAATATTTTGTTTTCAAACATCTGTACATTGTAGGCCTGAAGTTGTTTCTCATGATCCCTGTCAGCAATATTGCGTATGAGATGATCAAATTTTCGGGCAAATACAGCAAGTCCATGTTGTGCAAGATCATGTGTTGGCCTGGCATGATGATGCAGATGCTTACCACCAAAGAACCTGATGACAGTCAGATTGAAGTGGCTATTGCCGCTTTGGAGTGCGCCGTCAATACCAAGGAGTCATAG
- the prfA gene encoding peptide chain release factor 1, which translates to MFGKLEEIEAKYEELEQELAQPDIFNDQERYKKVSKAHADLGEIVAVFRDYRQVVQDLQDNREMLHDSDPDIQEMAKMEIDELEPQIPSLEDRLKVLLLPKDPMDEKNIILEIRAGTGGDEAALFAADLYRMYSRYAENNGWKVEEMSSNSTGSGGLKEVIATISGDMVYSKLKFESGTHRVQRVPATESQGRIHTSAVTVAIMPEAEEVDVDLRNEDLRIDVFRASGPGGQSVNTTDSAIRVTHVPTGLVVICQDEKSQHKNKAKALKVLRSRLLQLEQEKAKAEEDATRRSQVGSGDRSERIRTYNFPQGRVSDHRINLTLHSLHKVMEGEIDEMTDALISHFQAEAMKGQGQ; encoded by the coding sequence ATGTTTGGCAAGCTTGAAGAAATTGAAGCGAAATACGAGGAACTGGAGCAGGAGCTTGCCCAGCCGGATATCTTTAATGACCAGGAGCGCTACAAGAAGGTTTCTAAAGCGCACGCTGATCTTGGTGAAATCGTAGCTGTTTTTCGTGATTATCGGCAAGTTGTTCAGGATTTGCAGGATAATCGCGAGATGCTCCATGACTCAGATCCTGACATTCAGGAAATGGCTAAAATGGAGATCGACGAGCTTGAGCCACAGATCCCTTCCCTTGAAGACCGACTCAAGGTTTTGCTTCTGCCCAAAGACCCCATGGATGAGAAGAATATCATTCTTGAAATCCGAGCTGGTACCGGCGGCGATGAGGCTGCTTTGTTCGCTGCTGATCTTTACAGAATGTATAGTCGGTATGCTGAGAACAACGGCTGGAAAGTCGAGGAGATGAGCTCCAACTCTACTGGATCAGGGGGCCTGAAAGAAGTCATTGCCACCATTTCCGGTGACATGGTTTACAGTAAACTGAAATTTGAATCCGGTACCCATCGTGTCCAACGTGTGCCGGCGACAGAATCGCAGGGACGTATTCACACTTCCGCTGTAACTGTTGCCATTATGCCTGAAGCTGAAGAGGTTGACGTGGATCTTCGCAACGAGGATTTGCGAATCGATGTTTTCAGAGCTTCCGGGCCAGGCGGACAGTCTGTTAATACCACTGACTCGGCTATTCGTGTAACTCATGTACCTACTGGGTTGGTCGTTATTTGCCAGGATGAAAAGTCCCAGCATAAGAATAAAGCCAAAGCCCTCAAGGTCCTGCGTTCAAGATTGTTGCAGCTGGAGCAGGAGAAGGCAAAAGCCGAAGAAGATGCTACGCGCCGTAGCCAAGTCGGTAGCGGTGATCGTTCCGAGCGTATTCGGACATACAACTTCCCGCAGGGACGCGTATCGGATCATCGAATCAACTTGACTCTACATTCGCTTCATAAAGTAATGGAAGGCGAGATTGATGAAATGACCGATGCGTTGATCAGTCATTTCCAGGCCGAAGCCATGAAAGGGCAGGGGCAGTAG